A genomic segment from bacterium encodes:
- a CDS encoding DUF1116 domain-containing protein: MNTTAAGELIDRANREAMARVLAATPVLVGVARARDVIPALSDDLLLHAGPPITWERMSGPVRGAVIGALLYERRAETEGEAEALAASGDIRFEPCHHHRAVGPMAGIISASMPVCIVENRAGGTRAFTTFNEGYGKVLRYGAYDRSVVDRLRWFERTLGPVVGRALELAGGLDMKALIAQALQMGDEGHNRNKAGSALLSRLLGPHIVRTGASADRQAEILEFLAGNDIAMLNPVMAACKATMDAAHGIPHSTLVTTMARNGTEFGIRVSGLGERWFVGPAAVPRGLYFPGFTAEDGNPDMGDSAITETAGIGAFAMAGAPAIVTFVGGTVQDAVNSTLEMYEITLVEHDAYRIPALDFRGTPAGVDVRKVIRTGILPRINTGIAHRKAGIGQVGAGLVHPPRICFEAALRAMAENSSKA; this comes from the coding sequence GTGAACACGACGGCGGCGGGAGAGTTGATCGACCGCGCCAACCGGGAAGCGATGGCACGGGTCCTCGCCGCCACCCCCGTGCTGGTCGGCGTAGCCAGGGCGCGCGACGTGATCCCCGCACTGTCGGACGATCTGCTGTTGCACGCGGGGCCGCCGATCACGTGGGAGCGGATGTCCGGACCCGTGCGCGGCGCCGTGATCGGAGCGCTGCTCTACGAGCGGCGGGCGGAAACCGAAGGAGAGGCCGAAGCCCTCGCCGCCTCCGGGGATATCCGCTTCGAACCCTGCCACCACCACCGGGCCGTCGGGCCGATGGCCGGTATCATCTCGGCGTCGATGCCGGTCTGCATCGTGGAAAACCGGGCCGGCGGCACCCGAGCGTTTACCACATTTAATGAGGGCTACGGCAAGGTGCTGCGGTACGGAGCGTACGACCGGAGCGTGGTTGACCGCCTGCGGTGGTTCGAGCGGACGCTCGGGCCGGTCGTCGGACGGGCCCTCGAGCTGGCCGGGGGACTGGACATGAAGGCCCTGATCGCCCAGGCGCTGCAGATGGGGGACGAGGGCCACAACCGCAACAAAGCGGGGTCCGCGCTGTTGAGCCGGCTGCTCGGCCCGCACATTGTCCGCACCGGGGCGTCCGCGGACCGGCAGGCCGAAATCCTCGAGTTTCTCGCCGGCAACGACATCGCGATGCTGAACCCGGTGATGGCGGCGTGTAAGGCGACGATGGACGCCGCGCACGGCATCCCGCACAGCACGCTTGTGACCACCATGGCCAGAAACGGCACTGAGTTCGGCATTCGGGTGAGTGGGCTGGGGGAGCGGTGGTTCGTCGGGCCCGCCGCGGTGCCGCGCGGCCTCTACTTTCCGGGGTTCACCGCGGAGGACGGGAATCCGGACATGGGCGATTCGGCGATCACCGAGACGGCAGGGATCGGGGCCTTCGCGATGGCCGGGGCGCCCGCCATTGTCACGTTCGTCGGGGGGACCGTCCAGGACGCGGTCAACTCGACGCTCGAAATGTACGAGATCACGCTCGTCGAGCACGACGCATATCGCATTCCCGCGCTCGATTTCCGTGGCACGCCGGCCGGCGTCGACGTCCGGAAGGTCATCCGCACCGGCATCCTGCCGCGGATCAACACCGGTATCGCGCACCGCAAGGCCGGCATCGGCCAGGTCGGCGCCGGACTCGTTCATCCCCCGCGAATCTGTTTTGAGGCGGCGCTGCGGGCCATGGCAGAGAACAGCTCAAAAGCCTAG
- a CDS encoding trypsin-like peptidase domain-containing protein, which produces MTAVSDALSGAVDAASAAVVRVSGGRRPATGVVWSADGVIVTTARVARRESELTVTLSDGSELAATLAGRDRSTDLAVLRVRASALPVARWRDADGLKVGQLVLALARPGRTMRARLGILSTVGQEWGVPGGSRIDRYIEPDIEPAFGISGGPLIDAEGRAIGVNTARLQRGTVLTIPTSTLRRVVDTLLAHGRVRRGYFGIAAQTVPVPAALESTVGGRAGLLVHEVEPGSPAERAGILIGDLIYSIGGRPVSRPDQLMGLLTEDRIGASESVRFVRAGRLEEVQVTIGDRPQQ; this is translated from the coding sequence TTGACGGCAGTATCTGACGCGCTCTCCGGCGCGGTCGACGCGGCGAGCGCCGCCGTCGTCCGCGTGTCCGGCGGCCGGCGGCCCGCGACGGGTGTCGTGTGGTCGGCGGACGGGGTGATTGTGACAACCGCCCGCGTGGCGCGGCGAGAGAGCGAGCTCACGGTTACGCTGAGCGACGGCAGCGAACTGGCGGCGACCCTGGCCGGCCGGGATCGGAGCACCGATCTCGCGGTCCTGCGGGTGCGGGCGAGTGCGCTTCCGGTGGCGCGGTGGCGGGATGCCGACGGGCTGAAGGTGGGGCAGCTGGTGCTCGCGCTGGCGCGTCCCGGACGAACCATGCGGGCCCGGCTCGGCATCTTGAGCACGGTCGGGCAGGAATGGGGCGTGCCGGGCGGCAGCCGGATCGACCGGTACATCGAGCCGGACATCGAGCCGGCGTTCGGCATCTCCGGCGGTCCGCTGATCGACGCGGAAGGGCGGGCGATCGGCGTGAACACCGCGCGGCTGCAGCGGGGTACCGTCTTGACCATCCCGACATCCACGCTTCGCCGCGTCGTCGATACGCTGCTGGCCCACGGGCGCGTGAGACGGGGGTACTTCGGCATCGCCGCGCAAACCGTGCCCGTGCCGGCGGCCCTTGAATCGACCGTCGGCGGGCGCGCGGGGCTGCTCGTGCACGAGGTCGAGCCGGGCAGCCCGGCTGAGCGTGCGGGGATTTTGATCGGCGACCTCATCTATTCGATCGGCGGACGCCCGGTGTCCCGGCCGGACCAGCTCATGGGCCTCTTGACAGAGGACCGGATCGGGGCATCTGAGAGCGTTCGCTTTGTTCGCGCCGGCAGGCTTGAGGAAGTGCAGGTGACGATCGGCGACCGTCCGCAGCAATAG
- the fdrA gene encoding acyl-CoA synthetase FdrA, producing the protein MIVRGTVRPSAYHDSAALMRVQQALRALPGIEEAGAVMATPANLELLRQAGLDPTNLDAPAGRPAAAAIGANDLIVVVRGSEAAQVDAAVAAVDELLAHRPRAGASEGSYLPRSVATAARLLAGANLALIALPGRFAVGAAREALRAGLHLMLFSDNVPLNDEVALKRDAAAAGRLVMGPDCGTVLLGGAALGFANRVRRGAVGIVGASGTGIQEVAALVHRFGGGISHALGTGGRDLSAAVGGATARRALAILGRDPETRIVVVASKPPATPVAAVLLDDAASLGKPVIVIFTGGEPVAAPPRVRQVYTLEDAARLAAAPPGQTAVLADDRAVLERIAARARGGARTLAPSQQYLRGLMSGGTLAGEAVVLLEQTLRPLFTNVSAVRARRHEGAGPSRGHTILDLGDDLFTVGRLHPMLDMTLRAARLRQEAADSEAAVLLLDVVIGLGVHPDPAGALAPVIAAARAAAQAAGRRLAVVASVCGTDEDPQQRSRQVARLESAGVLVEESNARAALLAGAIAARVFDADALSAMLTAAARGSGPPVAAQGSPAGGVPGADALLAGPPHVVNVGLSVFADSLRDQEVPVIDVDWQPPASGDSELLDLLERLT; encoded by the coding sequence ATGATCGTCCGAGGTACCGTGCGGCCCAGCGCCTACCACGACTCCGCGGCCTTGATGCGCGTGCAGCAGGCGCTGCGCGCCTTGCCCGGCATCGAAGAGGCGGGCGCCGTCATGGCGACGCCCGCCAATCTGGAACTTCTTCGGCAGGCGGGTCTTGATCCGACGAACCTCGACGCGCCGGCCGGCCGGCCCGCCGCGGCGGCGATCGGGGCGAACGACCTCATCGTAGTGGTGCGCGGCTCGGAAGCGGCCCAAGTGGACGCGGCGGTTGCGGCTGTCGACGAGCTGCTCGCGCACCGCCCCCGCGCCGGGGCATCCGAGGGTTCGTACCTCCCACGCTCGGTGGCGACCGCCGCGCGGCTGCTCGCCGGAGCAAACCTTGCGCTCATCGCGCTGCCCGGGCGCTTCGCGGTGGGCGCGGCCCGGGAAGCGCTTCGCGCCGGCCTGCACCTCATGTTGTTCAGCGACAACGTCCCGCTCAACGACGAAGTGGCGCTCAAGCGTGACGCGGCGGCGGCCGGGCGGCTGGTGATGGGACCGGACTGCGGGACGGTCCTGCTCGGCGGCGCCGCGCTCGGGTTCGCCAACCGGGTCCGGCGCGGCGCGGTCGGGATCGTGGGTGCCTCGGGGACGGGCATCCAGGAAGTGGCCGCGCTCGTGCACCGCTTTGGCGGCGGGATCTCGCACGCCCTCGGCACGGGGGGACGAGATCTCTCGGCGGCGGTCGGCGGTGCCACGGCCCGCAGGGCGCTCGCGATCCTCGGTCGCGATCCGGAGACGCGCATTGTCGTCGTGGCCTCGAAGCCGCCGGCGACGCCGGTTGCCGCGGTGCTGCTCGACGACGCGGCGTCGCTCGGCAAGCCGGTGATTGTCATCTTCACCGGCGGGGAACCGGTCGCGGCTCCGCCGCGCGTCCGGCAGGTGTACACTTTGGAGGACGCCGCCCGGCTCGCCGCGGCGCCACCGGGACAAACGGCCGTTCTCGCGGACGACCGCGCGGTACTCGAGCGTATCGCGGCACGGGCCCGCGGGGGGGCGAGGACGCTCGCTCCGTCGCAGCAGTACCTGCGCGGATTGATGAGCGGCGGCACGCTGGCCGGCGAAGCGGTCGTGCTGCTCGAGCAGACGCTGCGCCCATTGTTCACCAACGTCAGCGCCGTCCGGGCCCGGCGCCACGAAGGCGCCGGGCCCAGCCGCGGCCACACCATCCTCGATCTCGGCGACGATCTGTTCACGGTGGGCCGTCTGCACCCGATGCTCGACATGACGCTCCGCGCGGCCCGCCTCAGGCAGGAGGCCGCCGATTCCGAGGCGGCGGTGCTGCTGCTCGACGTTGTCATCGGACTCGGCGTTCATCCCGACCCTGCCGGCGCGCTCGCCCCCGTGATCGCAGCCGCGCGCGCGGCCGCTCAGGCGGCCGGGCGCAGGTTGGCCGTCGTCGCGTCCGTTTGCGGCACCGACGAGGATCCGCAGCAGCGAAGCCGGCAGGTGGCGCGCCTCGAATCGGCCGGGGTGCTCGTCGAGGAAAGCAACGCCCGAGCCGCGCTGCTCGCCGGCGCGATCGCCGCCCGCGTTTTCGATGCGGACGCGCTGTCCGCGATGCTGACGGCCGCCGCCCGAGGGTCCGGTCCGCCCGTGGCCGCACAAGGCTCGCCCGCGGGCGGTGTCCCGGGCGCCGACGCGCTGCTGGCCGGGCCGCCGCACGTGGTGAACGTCGGGCTCAGCGTTTTCGCCGACAGCCTGCGCGATCAGGAGGTTCCGGTGATCGACGTCGACTGGCAGCCGCCCGCTTCGGGGGATTCGGAATTGCTGGATCTCTTGGAGCGGCTGACGTGA
- a CDS encoding DUF2269 family protein, translated as MTGYVIVKWFHVMMAITALGANLTYGLWFTRAGREPQYFGFVMRTVRILDNRIANPAYGLLLLSGFAMTGMAHIPISTPWVLTGLILWVLLIIIAAAGYTPALRRGIEAFDAGGAASPAFQQAAARGRTLGILLILIAIVIVWVMVAKPGG; from the coding sequence ATGACCGGCTATGTGATCGTGAAGTGGTTCCACGTCATGATGGCCATCACGGCCCTCGGTGCGAACCTGACGTACGGGCTCTGGTTCACGCGCGCCGGCCGCGAGCCGCAGTACTTCGGTTTCGTCATGCGGACGGTCCGCATCCTCGACAACCGGATCGCCAACCCGGCGTACGGCCTGCTGCTGCTGTCGGGCTTTGCCATGACCGGCATGGCGCACATCCCGATCAGCACGCCCTGGGTCCTCACCGGACTGATCCTCTGGGTGCTGCTCATCATCATCGCCGCGGCCGGCTATACGCCGGCGCTTCGACGCGGGATCGAGGCCTTCGATGCCGGCGGTGCCGCGTCACCCGCGTTTCAGCAGGCCGCGGCCCGCGGCAGAACCCTCGGCATCCTGCTGATCCTCATCGCGATCGTCATCGTGTGGGTCATGGTGGCCAAGCCGGGCGGCTGA